TCCTTCACGCATCAGCAGAACCCTGTCGCAGCGTGCGGCCTCGTCCATGACGTGGCTGGAGACCAGGAGTGTTTTACCGTTCTGTGCCAGCCCCGTGAACAACCTCCAGAGATCGCGGCGCAGCACGGGGTCGAGTCCGACGGTCGGTTCGTCGAGGAGATACACCTCAGCGTCACCGACGAGCGCAGCGGCGAGTGAGACCCGGGCGCGTTGCCCGCCTGAGAGGTTCCCGGTCAGGTCGCTTTCGCGTCCGGTCAGTCCGACGTCGCGGAGGGCCTGCTCGACGGCGGTGCGGTTCGCTCCGCTGACCTGGGCGAAATAACGAAGATTCTGATCCACCGTCAGATCCGGGTAGACGGAGCTCGCCTGGGTCACGTACGCGACCTTTTCGCGGTTGACCGCGCTGCCGGCCGGGTGACCCAGGACGGTGACGTCACCGGACCGGATGATCTGGACTCCCGCTATTGCTCGGATCAACGTGCTCTTGCCGCATCCGCTCGGGCCGAGGATCCCGGTGATCGAGCCGGCGGGCAGGCAGAGGCTGAATCCTGAGAGGACGTGGTGTTCTCCGCGCGTGACGTGAAGATCGGTGATCTCGATCGCGGTGTTATTCAACATGCGTTGAATATATCGTCCCCGGGGAGCGCGGCGCAACAGCCTGCTGGTAAAAGGATCCACAGTGTACGACATTCGGCTACAGTGCAGAGGCATGGACAGTGCAGCGGAGAGAAGCGGGGAGAGCGCAGGTCATGACCCTGATCTGTCCCGGATGCGGGCGCTCTCCGACGAGTGGGCGGAGACGTTCCGTCTACTCGGCGACCCGACGCGGCTGAGGCTGCTCACCGTCCTGCACTACGTCGGGCCCGGTACGCTGAGCATGTCTGAACTCGCCGAGCGTGCCGGGGTGAAAACCGCGACAGCGTCTGCGGCACTGCGGCTGCTCACCACTGCGAGCGTGGTTACCGCGACCCGAGACGGGCGGATGATGCGTTACGCCCTCACCGATGAGCGTGTGCACCGGTTGCTGCACCACTTCGGCGGGACGCACGCGCACTGACCGTCTGACCAGTGCGTGCCACGCACGCCGGCAGAATAAGTACTCTCGGTAAGGCAACCGAACTCTCATCGAGGAGGCTTACGGACATGAGCACGATCACCACGCGGGACGGCGTGAACCTGCACGTCGACGACAGCGGAGATTCCGGGGACCTGGGACGTACCGTCGTCCTGATCCATGGCTGGCCACTGTCGGCGGAGTCCTGGTCGTCGCAGACAGAGGTCCTGCGTAAGAACGGCTACCGGGTCGTCGCCTACGATCGGCGAGGTTTCGGACGGTCCGACAAACCCGACTCCGGTTATGAGTATGACACCCTCGCCAAGGACCTGGAGGATGTGCTGACCGGGCTCGACCTCACTGACGTCACCCTCGTCGGATTCTCCATGGGTGGCGGCGAGGTGGCGCGCTACTTCAGTGTCGGCGACACCTCGCGCATCCGCAGTGTGGTCTTCGCCGGTGCGGTGCCGCCGTATTTGTTGAAGACTGACGACAATCCGGATGGCCCGCTGACGGAAGAGGCGGCCAAGGGGATGGAGGACGGCCTCCGCGCCGACCGTGACGCTTTCTTCGAGGACTTCACCATGGGGTTCTTCTCTGTCGGCGATGACCTCAAGGTCAGCGAGGAGACCCGGAAGGAGGCGGTGCGTCTCGCGCAGCAGAGTGACCAGACCGCGGCACTGGGTTGCATGGAAGCCTTCGGTACCACGGATTTCCGCGAGGACCTGCCGAAGATCGAGGTCCCGACGCTGATTATCCACGGCGATTCGGACGACATCGTGCCGTTCGAAGGCTCCGGTAAGCGCACCGCCGAGATGGTGCAGCACAGCCGCACCACCGTGATCGAGGGCGCGCCGCACGGGTTGAACGCCAGCCACGCCGCCGAGTTCAACGCCTCGCTGCTGGAGTTCCTCGCGGACTGACACCGTACGGGTGGTGTTTCTGCCGTTGCCGCTCGTTGAGGTGACGTCGCAGCACATCGGCAAGAGGCGGGAGGTGGACGGTTGCTTCGCCGATGATCTGAAGGTTGCGTTCTATAGCATCTAACGCCATGTCGGCTTCGGCAGTGTCCTGGTCCGTGAGCGAGTGCATGTATCTAGGAGTGCCACGGCGTTGAGCTCGACAGTTCTCGCGATCTCACGCTTGAGAAGCTGCGACGGAAATATGTCGATGCTGGTGATGCCATCGGTCCGGAAGAGTTCCCTGGTCTCCTCCATGAGGCCGGAGGCCCCGTACTTGTTCAGTAGTTCCTGGAAAGCGGCGCTGGGATCCGGCAGATCTAGTCCGCGCGGGGCATCCGGTGTCGCGGGATGGTCCGACACCGGGCCTCGCTCGGTTCGGGGGACAGAAGACCCTCGGAAAATGGGCACCATCCTGTGCACGCTCTCGGGCCTGAATGCGTGCACAGGATGGTGCCTACTTCTAACCTGTGTCTCGAGTGCGCCATCTGGGAGAGGACCCGTACCCCCGCCGTGTTTCCGCCGGGTAAAACCTCCAGCACGCCGCCCCCAGGGCCCGTCGCGTTTCGCTACCGTTGTACAAGTACGCCTACCGGCCGGTTCGCATCAGCACGCACAGAAGGACGCATTGTGGAACTCAGTCCCCGGGAGCAGGAGAAGCTCCTCATCTTCACCGCTGCCGAGGTCAGCCGCAGGCGAAAGGCCCGGGGACTCGCTCTCAACGTGCCCGAGGCCACGGCCCTGATCAGCGAGGCCGTCATTGAGGCGGCCAGGGACGGCCGGACCGTCGCTGAAGCCATGGAGATCGGCACGCAGGTCCTCGGCCGCGAGGACGTGCAGGACGGTGTCCGTGAACGACTGACCCTGATCCAGGTCGAGGCCACGTTCCCGGACGGCACGAAGCTCGTCAGCGTCCATGACCCGATCGGGATGTGACCGGTACCCATGGAGTCCCTCACCGTTCTCTACGCCGGAGCCGAGGTACCGACCCCGGCAGCACTGCAGGACGCCACGGGTGTGCCGGTGGTCACCGGCCCACGCGACCTCGCCCGCCACGCCGAACAGGCACGGACGCAGGACGTGCCGCTGGTGGTCGTCCCCGCAGGCACGGGGCGTGCCCTGACATCAGTCACTCAAGCTGCTCAAGCGTTGCAGTGGGCGCAGCGCTCCGGGACACAGGTGGTGCTCGGACCGTCGTTGATCGACGCCACCCGCGCGATCGCCGAGATGCGGCGCCATCTGCGTGCTGCAGCGACGTCACATGACGGTGTCCTGTTCCGGGCTAACACCGTCGACCCGTTCGCCGACGCCGAATTGTTGCGACGGGTACGCCTGGCCCAGCAGTTCTCTGAGGATCTCCTGGTGGAGGTTGCTTTCGACGGGTCGTGGCCGTCACCGGCCACCGCGAGGGAACGACTCGGTCTCCTCGGTGGGACGAGCGTCGCCGAGATTCGTGCGGACCTGGGTGCGGACGGTGGGATTCCGTTGTTCCGCCCGTCGTCCTTGGCCACGGCAGTGCAGCGCGCGTCACACACGGCGCTTCACCTGCTTCGTGACCACCACGACGACGGCATCGCCGCTGGCCTGCTCGCCGACCATGCCACCGGCTTCGCTCACTCCCACGGCGACGAAGACGGGCACGCGCACTCCCACGCCCACAGCCACCCCCACCACCACTAGGAGAGTTCCATGTCCGGATCCGCCAGCTACGGCCTGGCCCCCGACCAGCCGACGATGATCGAGCTGAATCTGGGGCGTGCCACCAGGCCGCTCCGTGTGTCCAACACCGGGGACCGGGCCGTCCAGGTCGGCTCTCATTACCACTTCTTCGAGGTCAACCCCGCCCTCAGTTTTGATCGCGAGGCGTCCTGGGGGACACACCTGGCGATCCCCTCCGGACTGGCGGTGCGCTTCGAACCCGGTGACACCCGCGAGGTGGAGTTGGTGGACTTCGGTGGTCGGCGGGTCCTGCACGGGTTCGCGGGACTGGTCGAAGGACGACTCGACGATCCGGCGGTGAAAGCCCGCGCCCTGGAGAACCTGCCGGGATTCCTCGCCACCAACGATGAGCTGGAGACACGTCCATGAGTACTATCGACCGGTCCCGCTACACCGAGATCTACGGCCCCACCACCGGCGACACCGTCACCCTGGCGGACACGTGCCTGACAGTCCGCATCGAGCACGACTATCTCGCCGACGCCTACGGTGACGAGTCCGTGTACGGCGGTGGCAAGGCCGTGCGCGACGGCATGGCGCAGGACCCCACCGCCACCGCCGCCTCCGGGGCACTGGATACCGTCATCACCGGTGTCATCGTCCTCGACGCGGTTTCCGGCGTGGTCAAAGGCGACGTCGGCATCCGGGACGGCCGTATCGTGAAGATCGGCAAGGCCGGTAACCCGAACACGCAGGACGGGGTGGATCCCGAGCTGGTCATCGGCCCTGGCACCGAGGTCATTGCCGGGGAGCACCGCATCCTCACCGCCGGGGGAGTGGACACCCACATCCACTACATCACTCCGCAGCAGGCCGAGCATGGCCTGGCCAACGGCATCACCACGTTCTTCGGCGGCGGCACCGGCCCGGCCGAGGGCACCCTCGGGACCACCTGCACGCCCGGGGCGTCCGGCGTGCAGTTCATGCTGCGGGCAGCCGAGGGCATGCCGGTCAACACCGGTTTCCTGGGCAAGGGATCCGGGTCCCTGCCGGAGGCACTGGCCGAGCAGATCCGCGGCGGCGCTGCGGGACTGAAGATCCACGAGGACTGGGGCGCCACCCCGGCGACGATCCGCACCGCCATGGACGTCTGCGACGAGTTCGACGTGCAGCTCGCCATCCACACCGACACCCTCAACGAGGGCGGCTTCTTCGAGTCCACCGCCCGTGCCTTCAAGGGCCGCCCCGTGCACACCTTCCACTCCGAGGGCGCCGGTGGCGGCCACGCGCCGGATATCCTGCGTGTCACCGGCATGCCGAACGTGCTGCCCGCGTCCACGAACCCCACGCTGCCCTACACGGTGAACTCGGTGGAGGAGTTGCTGGACATGGTGATGGTCTGCCATCACCTGTCCCACGACATCCCCGAGGACGTGGCCTTCGCTGACTCCCGGGTGCGCGCTGAGACCATCGCCGCAGAGACGGTACTGCACGACCTCGGCATCATCAGCATCTTCAGCTCGGACTCGCAGGCGATGGGTCGGGTCGGCGAGTCCTGGATCCGCGCGTTCCAGACCGCCCACCACTGCCGGGAACAGCTCGGTGAGCTGGACGAGGATGCGGGCACCGGGGCAGACAACAACCGGGTGCTGCGCTACGTGGCGAAGATGACGGTCAACCCGGCCATCGCCCAGGGCATCGGCGGGTACGTGGGCAGCATCGAACCGGGAAAACTGGCTGACCTGGTGCTGTGGCCGGTCGACTCCTTCGCCGCGAAACCGCGCCTGGTGCTGCGTCAGGGCAGGATCGCGTACGCGCAGATGGGTGATCCGAACGCTTCGTTGGCGACCCCGCAGCCCGTCCTCTACCGTGACCAGTTCGCCAATTACGGCACTGCCCTGCAGAGCACCCGGGTGACATTCATGTCGGCCGCGGCGATCGAGGCAGGTGTACCCGACCAACTCGGCCTGACCTCCACCGTCCTGCCGGTGGCGGGTACCCGCGACATCGGTAAGAAGGATATGGTGCGCAACGACCGTCTCGCCGACATCGCTGTGGATCCGGACACCTACGAGGTCACCGTCGACGGCGTGGCCGCGACGATCGCCCCGGCGACCACGCTGCCGCTCGCGCAGAAGTTCTTCCTGTTCTGATGGCCCCGTCGTCGTCGATGCTCCCGTTCCTGCAGGCCCTGACCTACGCGGACTCTGCCTACCCGTCGGGGCGCTACACTCTGTCCCACGGGTTGGAGGGGCTGGTGCAGGCTGGGCGGGTCTGTGGAACGCAGCAGGTCACCGAGGTGCTGCTCGACCACCTGCGCCACACCGCAGGTCCCGGCGACGGGGTGGCCACCGCTGTCGCCGTGATGACGGACGACCTCACCACCCTGGTCGCCCTGGACCATGAGCTCTCTGCCACGAAGGTCACCGGTGAGCTGCGCCGGGCGTCGACCCGGGTGGGACGCCAGCTGCTGCTGGTCACAGCTGATGTCGAGTCCCGGCTCGGTGAGCCTCAATCGGATGTCCTGCGCGCTTACGCCGCGGCGGTCGCTGCCAAGGACACCCCGGGAAACCAGGCCGTCGCAGCCGGGTTGGTACATGCGTCCCACGGGATGGACGCCGTGACAGCGGTGGCGACCGAACTCACCGGCCTCGCCGTCGGCTGGGCCGGCGCGGCGCTGCGGCTACGCCAGTGTGACCATATCGGTGCCCAGGTCGCGGTCACCGCATCCCACCCGGTGATTGTCGAGGTCGCCGGACGGGCGGTCCGTACCGCGGCAGAACTCCTCACCAACAGTGACTGGAGTCTGCTGGGCCGTGCGAGCCCCGGTAGCGATCTGGCCTCCGCCGCACACGAGACCGCCCCCGCCCGACTGTTCATGAGCTAGAAAGGCACGACCATGACCACCACCTCCCCGTCCACCCCAGACCCTGTCACCGGCACCGGGTCACCGCTGCGCATCGGCATCGGCGGCCCCGTCGGCTCCGGCAAGACCGCCCTGATCGAGGCCCTCGTCCCCCGCTTCGTCGAGGCCGGACGCCGCGTCGGCGTGATCACCAATGACATCTACACCCAGGAGGACGCCATGCACGTCCGCCGGGAGCTCGACGGCGTGATCAGCCCCGACGTGGTCATCGGGGTCGAGACCGGCTCCTGCCCGCACACCGCGGTGCGCGACGACCCGACGATGAACCTCATGACCGCCGCGGACCTGCTCGATGAGCACCCGGAGATCGACACCCTGTTCTTCGAGTCCGGCGGAGACAACCTCACGCTCACCTTCTCTCCGGCGCTGGTGGACGTGTTCGTCTTCGTCCTGGATACCGCCGAGGGGCAGAAGATGCCGAAGAAGCGTGGTCCCGGCATTACCGAGTCCGACATCCTGGTGATCAACAAGACCGATATCGCCCAGTACGTGCGCTGCGACCTCACGGTGATGAACGCCGACGCCGTCGACGTGCGCGACGGTAACCCTGTCGTCCTCACCGACTGTTTCTCCGGGCAGGGGATCACCGAGTTGCAGCAGAAACTGGAGGGGTTCCGGGAGTCCCGGGAGTGAGGTCGCTCGACCCGTCCGCCCTCACCCCGCCCGTCCCGCACGAGATGGTGGACATCGCGGGGGAGCGTTCCGTCGGCGGGGTGATGGCGGTGGGTCGCCCCGGCAAGGTCGGTGTCCTCGATGTCACGCTGGGAGTGAAGGACGGACGGACCGGGGTGTCGTCCCGGTACGTCAAAGCGCCGATGCAGCTGACCCGTCCGCTGTACATTGATCCGTCCGGCCCCGGGGAGGCGTTCCTCTACATCCGTACCACCGGTGGCGGGCTGGCCCAGAACGACCGCATCCGGCAGGTCGTCACGCTGCCCCCGGACGCCCAGGCGACGGTGACCACCCAGGCCGGCACGCCGGTGCACCGGATGGATGCCGGGATGGCGTCGCAGTGGGTGAGCCTGCACGTCGCCGATGGTGCGGTGTGCGAGTACCTGCCGGGTCAGACGATCCTCTTCGGCGGTTCACGCCTGCTGCAGACCACAGATGTTGAGGTTGCGCCCGGGGGCACGGTGCTTGCTGCGGAAGTGATGCTCACCGGCCGACTCGCCCGCGGGGAGCGCAACGGTTTTGATGCCCTGGCACAGCGTTTCCGCGTCACCCGCGACGGCCGTCCGCTGTTGTCCGACACCTTGTGCGTCACCGGCGCGACGGCGCGCTCCGAGATGCTGCTGTCACGCTGGGCGGTATGGGGGACGGTGCTCATCGTGCCGGCGTCTCCGTCCGACGTCCCCGGGCTGCTGGCCGTGCTGCGCGACGACCTTCCGACGGCGTCGGAGCAGCTCACCGCCGTGGCGTCGACGATGGTCGCGGACGAAGGAATTACCGTGCGGGTGGCCGGCGATGACCCGGTCAGCGTGCGGTTGGTGGTTGAGGCGGTTCACGGTCTGGCACGGGAGCAGCTGCTCGGGCGGCCCGCCATCGACCTACGGCGGATGTGAGTGCGTCGATCTGCGCGTCGGTGTGGGTCGCCATGACAGTGACACGCAGGATCGCCCGGCCGCGGGGGACGGTGGGGTAGCGGATCGCCGGAATGTGGAATCCGTCCTGTCGCAGTGCATCTGCCACGGCCATGGCCTCTGCTTCGTCGCCGACAGGTACCGGGATGATCGGTGTCCCTGTCGTGCCTGCCAGGCCCAGCCCGGCGGTGAGGCGCCGGACATTGTCCTGCAGTTCTCGGACGTGCCCGGGGTCGGAACGTACCAGTCGCACGGCGGCCAGCGCGGCGGCGATGGTCGGGGCAGGGGAGGCGGTGGAGTAGATGAACGGGCGTGCCTGGTTCCGCAGTAGGTCACAGGTGACGGTGTCGGCGCAGAGGAAGCCTCCCTCGGCGGCCAGTGCCTTGCTCAGCGTGCCGACCAGGACATCCGGCGCGGGGGAGTGGGGTGCGGCGCTGCCGCGTCCGTCGCCGAGGGTGCCGATGCCGTGGGCGTCGTCGACCAGGACCATGCAGCCGTGCTCCCGGGCCAGCGGGACGAGGGTGCCTACCGGCGCCACGGTACCGTCCATGGAGAATACGCCGTCGGTGACGACGAGCCCGTGCGGCGTCCGCCGTGAGTCGAGCAGCCTGCGCAGTGCATGCATGTCCTGGTGCGGGTAGACGCGCACGTCGGCACCGTTGCTCTTCGCTGACCTGCAGCCGTCGATGATGCTGGCATGGTTGCGCTCGTCGGAGAAGACGGTGACTGTGTCATCCGCCAGGACGGTCAGTGCAGCAAGGTTCGCGGCGTAGCCGGTGGGGAAGACGACGCAGTCCGGGTATCCCAGCCAGTCGGCGAGTTCGTCCTCGAGCTGCCGGTGCAGGGTCGTGGATCCGGTGGTGAGACGGGAGCCACCGGCACCGGTGCCGAAGGCACGGGTGGCGGCCACGGCTGCGGCCACCACGGTGGGGTGGTGGGAGAGGCCCAGGTAGTTGCTCGAGGAGAACAGCAGGCGGCGGTCACCGTCGATGTCGACGACCGGGTGCTGGCCGCTGGAGAGGTCCACGGTGGAGCGACCGAGTCCGGCGGTGCGCCAGGTCTGCAGGCGGTCGGCAAGGTGGGTCTGAAGACCGGTACGGGAGGTCACGGTGGTTCCTTAATTGAACAGTGTATAGCCTGGTGGTGTGAATAGTGTAGAGCATGCGACGTACGCCTGGGACGCCAGCCGTGTCGCCGAGTCTGACCGACGGCACGTCTGGCATCCCTATGCGTCGCGACATACGGCGTCAGAGAACCTGCCGGTGGCGTCCACGTCCGGCACCCGGTTACATCTGGCGGACGGTCGCGAGGTCATCGACGGCATGAGTTCCTGGTGGGCGGCCTGCCACGGGCACGGTCACCCCCACCTCCGGGCTGCCGCACACCGCCAGGTCGACCGGATGAGCCACGTGATGTTCGGCGGTCTGACGCACCAGCCCGCAGCGGAACTCGCCGAACGACTCATCGACTTCGTCCACGGGCCGGGCCTTCTCGGTGACCCGTTGACGTCGGTGTTCTACTCCGACTCCGGGTCGGTGGCCGTCGAGGTCGCATTGAAGATGGCATTGCAGTACCAACGGGGCGTCGGACGGCCTGAGCGGAACCGCTTCCTGACCTGGCGCGGCGGGTACCACGGGGATACCCAGGGGCCGATGGGCGTCTGCGATCCCGACGGCGGCATGCACGCCCTGTGGACCGGTGTGCTCACTCCACAGGTCTTCGTGCCGGCGCCACCACCCCGTGGCAGCACTCCGGAGGTCATCGACGCCTATCTGTGCCGGATACGCACCGCTGTCGAGGAGAACCACGTCGCCGCCGTCATCGTCGAACCGGTGGTCCAGGGCGCCGGTGGGATGCGGTTCCACGACCATGCTCTGGTGACCGGGCTACGGCGTCTGTGCGATGACACCGGGACACTGCTCATCCTCGATGAGATCGCCACCGGGTTCGGGCGCACCGGCGATGAGCTGGTCGGCACAGCCGCCGGCGTCGTCCCCGATATCCTCTGTATAGGCAAGGCGCTGACCGGCGGTTTCATGAGCTTCGCCGCCACGTTGTCCACCGACCGTGTCGCCACCGCCGTGGATTCCGGACCGGGTGGCGGAGCGCTGATGCACGGTCCGACGTTCATGGGCAACCCCTTGGCCTGTGCTGTCTCACTCGCGGCCCTGGATCTGGTGGAGTCCGGGTACTGGCGCGAGCGGATACCTCGGATCGCCGAGCTCCTGCGCAGCGGACTGGCACCGTTGCGGGATGCCCCGGGGGTCGTGGATGTCCGTGTCCTGGGGGCGATCGGCGTGGTGGAGACCACCGGCCCGGTGGATACGGCGCGGGTCACCGCCGACCTGGTGGCGCGTGGCGTGTGGCTCCGTCCCTTCGGACGACTGCTCTACACCATGCCCCCGTTCACCTGTACCGACGGAGAGATCGGTCAGATCACCTCCGCCATGTGTGAGGCGGTGGGGCCACGATGATCCTCCTCGTCACCGGCACCGGCACCGACGTCGGGAAGACGGTCGCCACCGCGGCACTGGCCGT
The genomic region above belongs to Corynebacterium glyciniphilum AJ 3170 and contains:
- a CDS encoding ABC transporter ATP-binding protein — its product is MLNNTAIEITDLHVTRGEHHVLSGFSLCLPAGSITGILGPSGCGKSTLIRAIAGVQIIRSGDVTVLGHPAGSAVNREKVAYVTQASSVYPDLTVDQNLRYFAQVSGANRTAVEQALRDVGLTGRESDLTGNLSGGQRARVSLAAALVGDAEVYLLDEPTVGLDPVLRRDLWRLFTGLAQNGKTLLVSSHVMDEAARCDRVLLMREGQLIADATPDELRRDSGQNDLEQAFLTLAERNAS
- a CDS encoding ArsR/SmtB family transcription factor, which produces MRALSDEWAETFRLLGDPTRLRLLTVLHYVGPGTLSMSELAERAGVKTATASAALRLLTTASVVTATRDGRMMRYALTDERVHRLLHHFGGTHAH
- a CDS encoding alpha/beta fold hydrolase, whose protein sequence is MSTITTRDGVNLHVDDSGDSGDLGRTVVLIHGWPLSAESWSSQTEVLRKNGYRVVAYDRRGFGRSDKPDSGYEYDTLAKDLEDVLTGLDLTDVTLVGFSMGGGEVARYFSVGDTSRIRSVVFAGAVPPYLLKTDDNPDGPLTEEAAKGMEDGLRADRDAFFEDFTMGFFSVGDDLKVSEETRKEAVRLAQQSDQTAALGCMEAFGTTDFREDLPKIEVPTLIIHGDSDDIVPFEGSGKRTAEMVQHSRTTVIEGAPHGLNASHAAEFNASLLEFLAD
- a CDS encoding urease subunit gamma yields the protein MELSPREQEKLLIFTAAEVSRRRKARGLALNVPEATALISEAVIEAARDGRTVAEAMEIGTQVLGREDVQDGVRERLTLIQVEATFPDGTKLVSVHDPIGM
- a CDS encoding urease subunit beta, whose amino-acid sequence is MSGSASYGLAPDQPTMIELNLGRATRPLRVSNTGDRAVQVGSHYHFFEVNPALSFDREASWGTHLAIPSGLAVRFEPGDTREVELVDFGGRRVLHGFAGLVEGRLDDPAVKARALENLPGFLATNDELETRP
- the ureC gene encoding urease subunit alpha; the encoded protein is MSTIDRSRYTEIYGPTTGDTVTLADTCLTVRIEHDYLADAYGDESVYGGGKAVRDGMAQDPTATAASGALDTVITGVIVLDAVSGVVKGDVGIRDGRIVKIGKAGNPNTQDGVDPELVIGPGTEVIAGEHRILTAGGVDTHIHYITPQQAEHGLANGITTFFGGGTGPAEGTLGTTCTPGASGVQFMLRAAEGMPVNTGFLGKGSGSLPEALAEQIRGGAAGLKIHEDWGATPATIRTAMDVCDEFDVQLAIHTDTLNEGGFFESTARAFKGRPVHTFHSEGAGGGHAPDILRVTGMPNVLPASTNPTLPYTVNSVEELLDMVMVCHHLSHDIPEDVAFADSRVRAETIAAETVLHDLGIISIFSSDSQAMGRVGESWIRAFQTAHHCREQLGELDEDAGTGADNNRVLRYVAKMTVNPAIAQGIGGYVGSIEPGKLADLVLWPVDSFAAKPRLVLRQGRIAYAQMGDPNASLATPQPVLYRDQFANYGTALQSTRVTFMSAAAIEAGVPDQLGLTSTVLPVAGTRDIGKKDMVRNDRLADIAVDPDTYEVTVDGVAATIAPATTLPLAQKFFLF
- a CDS encoding urease accessory protein UreF, with product MAPSSSMLPFLQALTYADSAYPSGRYTLSHGLEGLVQAGRVCGTQQVTEVLLDHLRHTAGPGDGVATAVAVMTDDLTTLVALDHELSATKVTGELRRASTRVGRQLLLVTADVESRLGEPQSDVLRAYAAAVAAKDTPGNQAVAAGLVHASHGMDAVTAVATELTGLAVGWAGAALRLRQCDHIGAQVAVTASHPVIVEVAGRAVRTAAELLTNSDWSLLGRASPGSDLASAAHETAPARLFMS
- the ureG gene encoding urease accessory protein UreG, whose protein sequence is MTTTSPSTPDPVTGTGSPLRIGIGGPVGSGKTALIEALVPRFVEAGRRVGVITNDIYTQEDAMHVRRELDGVISPDVVIGVETGSCPHTAVRDDPTMNLMTAADLLDEHPEIDTLFFESGGDNLTLTFSPALVDVFVFVLDTAEGQKMPKKRGPGITESDILVINKTDIAQYVRCDLTVMNADAVDVRDGNPVVLTDCFSGQGITELQQKLEGFRESRE
- a CDS encoding urease accessory protein UreD, which translates into the protein MRSLDPSALTPPVPHEMVDIAGERSVGGVMAVGRPGKVGVLDVTLGVKDGRTGVSSRYVKAPMQLTRPLYIDPSGPGEAFLYIRTTGGGLAQNDRIRQVVTLPPDAQATVTTQAGTPVHRMDAGMASQWVSLHVADGAVCEYLPGQTILFGGSRLLQTTDVEVAPGGTVLAAEVMLTGRLARGERNGFDALAQRFRVTRDGRPLLSDTLCVTGATARSEMLLSRWAVWGTVLIVPASPSDVPGLLAVLRDDLPTASEQLTAVASTMVADEGITVRVAGDDPVSVRLVVEAVHGLAREQLLGRPAIDLRRM
- a CDS encoding aminotransferase class I/II-fold pyridoxal phosphate-dependent enzyme, translated to MTSRTGLQTHLADRLQTWRTAGLGRSTVDLSSGQHPVVDIDGDRRLLFSSSNYLGLSHHPTVVAAAVAATRAFGTGAGGSRLTTGSTTLHRQLEDELADWLGYPDCVVFPTGYAANLAALTVLADDTVTVFSDERNHASIIDGCRSAKSNGADVRVYPHQDMHALRRLLDSRRTPHGLVVTDGVFSMDGTVAPVGTLVPLAREHGCMVLVDDAHGIGTLGDGRGSAAPHSPAPDVLVGTLSKALAAEGGFLCADTVTCDLLRNQARPFIYSTASPAPTIAAALAAVRLVRSDPGHVRELQDNVRRLTAGLGLAGTTGTPIIPVPVGDEAEAMAVADALRQDGFHIPAIRYPTVPRGRAILRVTVMATHTDAQIDALTSAVGRWRAARAAAPVPDREPPQPPTAR
- a CDS encoding adenosylmethionine--8-amino-7-oxononanoate transaminase; translated protein: MNSVEHATYAWDASRVAESDRRHVWHPYASRHTASENLPVASTSGTRLHLADGREVIDGMSSWWAACHGHGHPHLRAAAHRQVDRMSHVMFGGLTHQPAAELAERLIDFVHGPGLLGDPLTSVFYSDSGSVAVEVALKMALQYQRGVGRPERNRFLTWRGGYHGDTQGPMGVCDPDGGMHALWTGVLTPQVFVPAPPPRGSTPEVIDAYLCRIRTAVEENHVAAVIVEPVVQGAGGMRFHDHALVTGLRRLCDDTGTLLILDEIATGFGRTGDELVGTAAGVVPDILCIGKALTGGFMSFAATLSTDRVATAVDSGPGGGALMHGPTFMGNPLACAVSLAALDLVESGYWRERIPRIAELLRSGLAPLRDAPGVVDVRVLGAIGVVETTGPVDTARVTADLVARGVWLRPFGRLLYTMPPFTCTDGEIGQITSAMCEAVGPR